The genomic segment GAGCTCTGGGATGCTTATCAAAGATCCACTTCTCCATCCAGACCGAGGTATCACAGCCATCACCAACAGACTTCATTAGACCTTGTTTCAAAAGTTCACGCCCATGGAGAATACTTCGCCACGCGTATGACGGTCTCGAACCAGAACCGCAGTCCAAGAATGAGGACTTACGAAAATACCTGCTTTTATAGAATCTCGCAAGCAAAGACTCAGGAGCATTCAAAATCCTCCACGCCTGTTTAGCCAACAATGCTTGGTTAAAATCACCCAGGTCCCTAAAACCTAAACCACCTTCTGATTTTGATTTACACAGCTTCTTCCATGCAACCCATGCAATCTTTCGTTTCCCCTGACAGTTACTCCACCAAAACTCACACATAGCGCTTGTGATCTTTCGACAGAGGTTCTTGCTCAACCTAAAACAAGACATGGCGTAAACTGGAAGTGCCATTGCCACCGCTTTGAGTAACACCTCTTTACCTCCCAAAGACAAAGACTTCGCAAACCACCCCTGGAGACGGTTTTGAAGCTTATCACCAATAAAACCTAAGAGAGCTTGTTTGGAACCACTGAAGCATTCCGGTAAACCCAAGTATGAACCTGTGCCACCCTCTTCAAAGATATTCAAGGTCTGTTTAACCATGTGCTTCACCTCATCAGTTGTCTTCTTACCAAAGGTAACTgcagattttgaaaaattaatcaCCTGTCCAGATGCCAACCCATATAACTTAAGACAGTGAATAATCTCCTCACACTCTTCTTTACTGGCTCGGCTGATGAAtagactatcatcagcaaaaagAAGATGTTGTACCACAGGACAAGAGTTATTAAAACTAAAACCTGTGAGTCTGCCTTGCCTCTGACTTCGATGCATTACATGAACTAAGGCCTCAGCGCAAAGGATGAACAGGAAGGGAGATAGCGGATCTCCCTGTCGAATCCCACGACCAGGTTTGATAAAACCGTAGTCACAGCCATTAATAAGCACAGAGAATGTAACAGTCCGGACACATGTCATTATCCAGCTTATCCACTGATTATGAAACCCCATCTTGGTGAAGAGGTGCTCAAGAAAATCCCACTCAACTCGATCATAAGCCTTGGACATATCAGTCTTGATGGCTATGAAGCTCtcattgaaacttgcattagtCTGGAGCGCATGTACAATCTCGTGAGCGAGTAAGATGTTATCTGATATCAGACGGCCTGCTACAAAGGCACCTTGAGTTTCCGAGACTAAAACCGGTAAGCATCTTTTGAGACGTGTGCATAGGACTTTCGAGACAATCTTGTATAGAACAGAACATAGACTTATCGGTCTCATATCAGACATGAGGTTAGCATTTGGCTTCTTAGGGATCAAACACAACTGTGTATGGTTCCAGTCCTGCGGGAAAGAGCCAGATGTGAAGAATTCCTGAACCTCCTTAGTAATATCCGGACCAACTATCTTCCAGTACCGACGAAAGAATGCACCAGTCCAACCATCAGCACCTGGGGCACTGTCCCCTTTAATGTTGAAAGCCGCTTGTTTAATTTCTTGGTCCGTGACTGGAGCAACCAAGAGTGAGTTCATATCTTCAGTAACCCTCGGCTCCAAGCCTTCTAGTAACTCATCAAAAGCAGATGGATTTGATGTCTTGAAAAGCTCAGAGAAATATTCCGCCGCCACATTGCCTTTTGAGCCTTCCTCAAAAACTTCATTCCCATTTTTGTCAACAAGCGAGATCAGCCGATTCCTCAAACGCTTGTACTTGACACTTCCATGAAAATAAGCGGTATTCTTATCACCAGCCTGAAGCCAGGACTCTCTGCTTTTGAGCTTCCAATATATCTCCTCTTCACGAAAGGCCACAGATAGAGCCCACTTAATCTGACGGAGTTTCTCAAAGTTGGGGAACAATTTAGTTGACTCCTCCTCCAAATCCTTTCTGAGCAGTTGAATCTGCAAAGATGAGTTTGTCGGGTTCCTGTGCTTCCAACGGGATAAGGCACGTCGGCACTTAGCTAAATTCGCAGTAACTGATCTCTGAGAACCCCGAGTTCCCAGTCGCCATTGTTCTTTGATGATCTCCTCTGTATTCGGCTTATTGATCCAGCGTTTATCAAAAATAAACCTTCCCTTGTATCTTGTGTTGTCTTCAACCAATCTAGTGATTATTGGTCTATGATCTGAACCCAATAGCTCCAAGTATTCAGTGTTCACCCGAGGAAACAGATGAAACCATTCACTGTTACCAAAACTCCTATCCAATCTACATTGAACCCAAACATTGTCTCTTCTACCTCCCCAGGACAGCCTATTTCCAAAGCTTGGGATCTCTTTAACTCTGCAATTTCTTGCCATTGTCCGAAAAGGATAAAAAGAGCTCTCTGATCTTCTAGGACCTCCCAACTTTTCAGAGTTATCCATAATCTCGTTAAAATCACCTGTAAGCATCCAAGCTTCATCTCGTGTAATCCCTATCCTCGTTAATCTTTCCCATACCTCCTGTCTTAAATGGCGAGCTGGATCCCCATAAACAAAGGTGATGAAAAAATTAATGTCTCCTTTGGTGATTTTAGTATCAATCATCCTAGAATCAGAATGCAAAATCTCGACCACATACAGGTCTTTCCAGAACAAGGCTAGTCCTCCACTCAGCCCATTCGGATCTACGATATGCACATGGTCATACCCCAACCAATCCTTAACACCAACCACGTGATCACTGGAATTTTTAGTTTCCAGGAGGAACAAAAAGTCAGGAAAATGCTCACGACGCATTTCCTTAAGACGTCGAACTGCCGAGGGGCTCCCCATCCCTTGGCAGTTCCAACTCGTTACACTCATTGAGTAGTGGGTGGTTTCTGGAAAACCACCAAACCGCTTTGACTGTCAAGACTGCTTAAAACATTATCACCTTCCTTCTGAACTTCATTCTCCTTTTGATTCTCATTCATATTCGGTATCCCAGCTTCCGGCAGAACATTATCCCTCTTCATTAGCTTTGAGAACACTTCCCGGTCTCCCTCGGCTTTTCGCTTGGCAACCGCATTTCTAAGAACCTCCGCTTCTGTTTCTCTCCCAATCAGACCAGCTTCTGCTTGATTCCCGGTGTGTATATTGTTGACTGTTCGCTTCCAATAACCAACCTTCTTCTGACTGTGATTTCTCCTTTGGAAAGGATTTACCTCAGGGGTATCAGTAACACCTGTACAGAAACCAGCNCCGGTGTGTATATTGTTGACTGTTCGCTTCCAATAACCAACCTTCTTCTAACTGTGATTTCTCCTTTGGAAAGGATTTACCTCAGGGGTATCAGTAACACCTGTACAGAAACCAGTCGCAGTCGCAACTTCCATATCTGTCAAACCTTGCACAGGAGGTACATTTTGTTTCTTCCCTACCCCGTTTTCCAATTGCTCTCGCAGGAATGGCTGTTGGTCTCCATTTGGAGGAATGTGGGGAGTAGAATTATTGACTACAGGAATCTCAACAGCATTTTTAACTGTCCCATTCGGGAGCGAGAAAACCAGGCCTCTCTCTTTCTGCAGGCTGTCCGTAAGCACAAGAGGAGGTTCTAATCGCAGCAAGGAGTTTTGAGCCCTTGTATCATTAGCAATAGATTCCAGAGTCATACGCAGCGTCTGCTCACGCTGATTGAGAAGTGACGGATCCCCCGAGTATAAATATTTTCTCATCTCTGATAGAACATCNNNNNNNNNNNNNNNNNNNNNNNNNNNNNNNNNNNNNNNNNNNNNNNNNNNNNNNNNNNNGTTGCTTGTGGAGAATATCACACTTGTGCTGTATCCACCGCTGGAGATTTTTTTAGTTGGGGAGATGGTATCCACAACGTTGGGCTGTTGGGACATGGTAGTGATCTTAGTCACTGGATACCGAAAAGAGTCTCTGGTCCTGTGGAAGGACTTCAAGTCTTATCTGTCGCGTGTGGCACATGGCATTCTGCGCTTGCGACTGCTAATGGAAAACTATTCACTTTTGGTGATGGAGCTTTTGGTGTTCTTGGACATGGAGATAGAGAGAGTGTTTCATACCCTAAAGAAGTGAAAATTTTGGGNTTGGACATGGAGATAGAGAGAGTGTTTCATACCCTAAAGAAGTGAAAATGTTGAATGGCCTTAAAACCTTGAAAGTAGCTTGTGGCGTGTGGCATACGGTAGCTATAGTTGAAGTTCTGAGCCAGACTGGTACAAGTATGCCATCTAAAAAGTTATTTACTTGGGGTGATGGTGATAAAAACAGGTTAGGACATGGAAACAAAGACACTTATCTGTTTCCCACTTGTGTCTCTTCACTAATTGACTACAACTTCCACCAGATAGCTTGTGGTCATACATTGACAGTTGCACTCACAACTTCAGGACATGTTTTCACTATGGGAGGGACTTCACATGGTCAGCTCGGTAGCTCAATTTCAGATGGTAAATTGCCTTGTTTGGTTCAAGATCGACTGGTTGGTGAATTTGTTGAAGAAATATCCTGTGGGGATCATCATGTTGCTGTGTTGACATCTAGAAGTGAAGTCTTCACTTGGGGAAAAGGTTCAAATGGAAGACTAGGACATGGAGACAAGGAAGATCGAAAAACTCCGACATTAGTTGAAGCTCTAAAAGAGAGGCATGTGAAGAGTATAGCATGTGGCTCTAACTTCACATCAAGCATTTGCATCCATAAGTGGGTCTCAGGTGCTGATCAGTCAGTTTGCTCTGGCTGTCGTCAAGCATTTGGTTTTACGAGAAAAAGACATAACTGTTATAACTGTGGTTTAGTCCATTGTCATGCATGTAGTTCAAAGAAAGCTTTGAAAGCAGCATTAGCTCCTACTCCAGGGAAGCCACATCGAGTATGTGATGCTTGCTACGCAAAACTTAAAGCTGGAGAATCTAGTTATAACTCTAATGTTTCTAATAGAAATTCCACAACTCCTACGCGGTCACTAGATGGGTCGGTAAGACCAGACAGAGATATAAGAGCGTCAAAGATCTTATTGTGCCCCAAAACAGAACCTGTCAAGTATTCAGAGGTTAGGTCATCAAGATCTGAATCTTCTATTGTCAGAGCCTCACAAGTTCCAGCTCTCCAGCAACTTAGAGATGTTGCATTCCCGAGCTCGCTTAGCGCAATTCAAAATGCCTTTAAACCCGTTGCCTCGACTTCGACGACACCTTCCTCAAGTACAAGATCATCAAGAAGATCGAGCCCTCCTCGCAGTTCTGGATTTTCCAGGGGCATGATTGATACTTTGAAGAAATCAAACGGTGttataaacaaagaaatgacAAAATTGCAGAGCCAGGTTTGTAATATTATCTTAGGTTTATGAAACATTAAACTGGATCTAATACATTGACTGACATACACTTTCagattaaaaatttgaaagagaaatgtGATAGTCAAGGTACAGAGATCCAAAGACTAAAGAGAACAGCAAGAGAAGCTTCTGAATTAGCTGTAAAGCATTCTTCAAAGCATAAGGCAGCAACAGAGGTCATGAAATCTGTCGCTGAACATGTAAGCTCCTTACAAAACATccttaaaaatattgttttcttgaacACCAATCAAAGAGActttacaaaaattaatcactGTTTTATTTATTACGTACAGTTGAGAGAGTTAAAAGAGAAACTACCTCCTGAAGTATCTAGATGTGAAGCTTTTGAATCCATGAACTCTCAAGCGGAAGCCTATCTAAATGCGAGCGAAGCATCTGAATCATCTACACCTAGAACAACCTTGGGAATGGGTCAACAAGACCCAACCCCTTCTGCAAACACACGAAATCAAAACATAGAAGAACAAGCATCATCCAGTGGAGGTAGCATGAGGTCTCAAGAACCCTCAAACATAGCAGAGACATCAGAAGCTTCATCGCCGTCTAAAGCAGGAGGCAAAGAACTCATTGAACAATATGAACCTGGTGTTTATGTTACTTATGTATTGCACAAAAACGGAGGAAAGATCTTTAGAAGAGTTAGATTCAGGTACTTTAAATTACTTCATCAAATCGTACGTCTCCTCCTCTCTATCTAGGTTTGTGTAATATTGGGTTTCTTTGCAGTAAAAGGAGATTTGATGAGCATCAAGCAGAAGAATGGTG from the Camelina sativa cultivar DH55 chromosome 12, Cs, whole genome shotgun sequence genome contains:
- the LOC104733660 gene encoding vacuolar protein sorting-associated protein 27-like, yielding MLNGLKTLKVACGVWHTVAIVEVLSQTGTSMPSKKLFTWGDGDKNRLGHGNKDTYLFPTCVSSLIDYNFHQIACGHTLTVALTTSGHVFTMGGTSHGQLGSSISDGKLPCLVQDRLVGEFVEEISCGDHHVAVLTSRSEVFTWGKGSNGRLGHGDKEDRKTPTLVEALKERHVKSIACGSNFTSSICIHKWVSGADQSVCSGCRQAFGFTRKRHNCYNCGLVHCHACSSKKALKAALAPTPGKPHRVCDACYAKLKAGESSYNSNVSNRNSTTPTRSLDGSVRPDRDIRASKILLCPKTEPVKYSEVRSSRSESSIVRASQVPALQQLRDVAFPSSLSAIQNAFKPVASTSTTPSSSTRSSRRSSPPRSSGFSRGMIDTLKKSNGVINKEMTKLQSQIKNLKEKCDSQGTEIQRLKRTAREASELAVKHSSKHKAATEVMKSVAEHLRELKEKLPPEVSRCEAFESMNSQAEAYLNASEASESSTPRTTLGMGQQDPTPSANTRNQNIEEQASSSGGSMRSQEPSNIAETSEASSPSKAGGKELIEQYEPGVYVTYVLHKNGGKIFRRVRFRYFKLLHQIVRLLLSI